CCTGTATCTGCTCAAGCCCATGCCTCTGCCCGACCAGGAAGTCATTGGGGTCATGGGCAGGCGTTATCTTGACGCATCCCGAACCGAACTCAGGGTCGACCATGTTGTCTTCGATGACCGGTATCACCCTGCCGGCGATGGGCACGATGACCTTTTTGCCTACAAGGTGGCGGTTCCTCTCATCCCTTGGGTGGATCGCTATCGCAGTGTCTCCCAGAATGGTTTCCGGACGGGTCGTCATTACCCTCAGGTCGCCGTCGCCATCAGCAAACCTGTATGTGACTTCATAGAATTTGCCTTCCTTGTCTTCGTGCTCCACCTCAAGATCTGAAAGGGCAGTGTGGCATCTGGGGCACCAGTTGATGAGGTACTTGCCCCTGTAGATCAGGTCCTTTTTGTAAAGATCGACGAAGATCCTCCGGACAGCGACAGAGAGTCCTTCGTCCATAGTGAAGCGTTCCCTGTCCCAGTCGCAGGAAGCTCCGAGCTTTTTCAGCTGGCCGATTATCGTGCTTCCGTACTCCTCTTTCCACTTCCATACCCTGGATACAAACTCCTCGCGGCCCAGGTCGTGGCGGGAGATACCCTTTGCAGCCAGAGAACGTTCGACCACGTTCTGCGTTGCTATTCCCGCATGGTCTGTGCCGGGGAGCCAAAGCACCTCATAGCCCTGCATCCTCTTTGTCCTGCAGAGTATGTCCTGCAGGGTGTTGTCCAGCGCGTGGCCGACATGCAGGGAGCCCGTTACGTTAGGCGGCGGGATGACTATTGAGTATTGCGGTTTTAAAGAGCATGGATCAGCCTTGAACAACTCATCTTCTACCCATTTCATGTACCATTTGTCTTCGATCGGTCCTGGTTCGTACCCTTTGCCCAACACGGTCTTTTCGGATTCCATCCGTTTTTCCTCCTCGATGGATACGCCTGGTGGCAGTATCCGGATCTATTTGCCCATCCCGACGGCCCGGCCGTTCCGGTTCCTCGGGTATACAGGTCATTTGCCTTTTTTCGCTTCCATGATGTCCAGTTTGGTGATCTCCTTCAGGATATCTTTTATGCCCTCTCTCAGGGCTGTCATCTCCTTGTCGTTCGTACCGGAAGTTATGAACGGAGGCAGTATCGAATCAAGCCCGGCTCTCATATACTGCTGGTAGAGGCCCTTTCGCCTCCCGGGTGATATTTTATCCCCTTTAGTAAAAACCACAAGTCTTGGCATGTCCATCTGATCGAGCCACGCGGTAAGTTCATCGTCATTTGCAAGCGGACCGTGCCGGAAATCCATGAGGTGGATAACGAAGCTGATCGGCCTCTCAGAGTTGAAGTAGTCGTCGATCAGTCTCCACCATGTCCTGCGCTCGTCCATTCCCCTGGCAGCGTAGCCGTAGCCGGGTATATCGACCAGCGTGAAATCTTCACTGCCTGTTGAGACTTTATAAAAGTTTATGCTTCTTGTTTTTCCGGGTTTGGAGCTTACCTTGGCTATATTTCTTTCAAGAAGGGCGTTTATGAGTGTCGACTTGCCGACGTTGGACCGGCCGACAAAAACGATCTCATCATTCCGGGGCGCAGGTATCTGCTGCTTTGTAAAGGCAGTGCAGTAAAGTTCTGATCTCCATGATGCCATCTTCTAATCCCCTACTTCAATGCCAGCTGGAAGACGGTCGACATTTTTGAGACATAGTGTATCTTCATGCCTGACTTGATCCAGTCGCCAAGCTCATCTACGTCCGATTTGTTGTCTTCGGGCAGTATCAGTTTTTTTATGCCAAGTCTTTTTGCAGCAAGCACTTTTTCCCTTACTCCGCCGATGGGGAGTACGTTGCCGTGGAGAGTCATCTCGCCGGTCATTGCATAGGAAGCGTCTACCTTTCTGCCTGTCAGTGCCGAACAGAGCGAAAGGGCAAGCGTGATCCCCGCTGACGGTCCGTCTTTGGGAACAGCGCCTTCCGGAACATGGATGTGGATGTCTTTTTTCTTCCAGTCAATGTTTTCAATGCCGAAGGCCGGTGCGTTGGATCTGAGATAGGCAAGGGCGGTCTGTGCGGATTCCTGCATAATATCACCAAGGTTTCCCGTGTAGGAGACGTTTCCGCTGCCCTCCATCACGGCAGACTCAATAAGGATGACAGACCCTCCTGTCTCGGTCCATGCAAGGCCGAGCGCCGTTCCTAGGGGGTCTTCATTTGGAATGCGAGTGGTATGGAGTTTCGGTGCTCCAAGCATCTTTTTCATGATGTCCTTTGTGATCCTTATCGTTCTCCCTGCCTCATCCGCAGTTGAAGAATTTGCCATCTCAGCCGCCACTTTCCTTGCGAGCTTGGAAAGCTGCCTGTCAAGATTTCTTACCCCGGCCTCCATAGTGTATGCGGTTATGATGTTCCTTATCGTAGCTTCAGGTACGGTCATATTTTTTGCGGTAAGCCCGTGTTCCTTAAGTATCCTGGGCAGCAGGTGCTTTTTTGCGATATTGACCTTCTCCTCGGCAACATAGCCGGGAAGCGGTATTATCTCCATCCTGTCAAGGAGCGGCCTTGGTATGGTGCCTGTGCTGTTGGCAGTCGTTATGAACATGACCTTGCTCAGGTCAAAGGATATCTCGAGAAAATTGTCGGTAAAACTGCAGTTCTGTTCGGGGTCAAGCACCTCAAGCAGGGCTGCCGCAGGGTCTCCCCTGAAGTCATTCCCGATCTTGTCTATCTCGTCCATAAGCAGTACAGGGTTGTTGGTCCCGGCGGCCTTGATCTTCTGTACTATCCTTCCCGGGAGCGCTCCTACATAAGTCCTCCTGTGGCCCCGTATCTCAGCTTCGTCACGGAGTCCTCCCAGCGACATGTTCACAAATTTTCTGCCCATCGTCCTTGCGATAGACTTGCCCAGGGAAGTTTTTCCGACTCCCGGAGGTCCGACAAAGCAGAGCACCTGTGCCCTCATGTTGTCCGCAGCGAGTTTTCTCACAGCAAGGAACTCAAGTATGCGCTCCTTGACCTCGTCGAGGCCGTAATGGTCTTCTTCAAGAACTTTTCTGGCGTCCTTCAGGTTCAGGTGGTCCTCCGAGGATACGTTCCAGGGAAGATCCAGAAGCCACTCAATGTAGGTCCTGGAAACCGTCGCCTCGGGAGATATCGGTGCCATGCGCGCGTAGCGTTCAAGTTCGCGCATAACTTTTTCCCTCGCCTCTTCAGGAAGCTCAGTATTCTCCGCTCTTGAGCGAAGCTCTTCCGTTTCTGAGAGGGGGCTGTCCTCACCCAGTTCCTGCTGTATGATCTTCAGCTGTTCTCTGAGGTAGTACTGTTTCTGCCCCTTGTCCATCTCGTTCCTTACCTTATCCTGAATGTCATGCTCCATCTTCAGGAATTCGTTCTCTCTCATCAGGATGGCAAGAAGCCTGCGAAGCCTTTCGATAAGGTCAGGAGTCTCTAGCAGCTTCTGCTTGTCCTGATGCTTTAAAAGGCTGTGTGATGCAACTATATCAGCGAAAAGGTCAGTATCCTCGATGTTTTCTGCAGAATGAGAGACCTCATCAGGCAGCTTGAGATTGAGCCTTACGTATTGTTCAAACTCTGTCAGGACAGCCCTGCGAAGGGCTTCTGCCTGGTTTGTATAGGAGGTGTTGGTCGAGGGGATCTTCTCGATCTCCGCCTCAAGAAAACTGTCGCCTGATATGAAGTGGACCGCTCTGCATCTCCATCCGCCTTCAAGCACTGCTTTTATCGTTCCGTCGGGCATGCGTACAGTCTGGAGAATTTTGCACAGGGTCCCTACGGTGTTTAGGTCATCGGGATCAGGGTTCTCGATCTGTGAATTTTTCTGGGCCGTGATAAAAACAAGATGTCCCCTTATGTTGGCCTCTTCAAGCGCACGCGCCGACCGGGGCCTTCCCACGAAAAGCGGAGCTATGACTCCCGGGAAAACTACCATATCCCTTACGGGAACAACAGGATGGATGTGCATGGATCAGACAGCCTCTTTCTCGTCTTTTGAAGAACGGATGGGTTTTTCCAGTCCGTTCACAACGTCTTTTGTAACGGTGAGACTTTTTATGCCCGAAGACTTTTCCGGAAGCTCGTATTGCATGTCAAGCATAAGGGACTCAAGAATGGTCCGAAGTCCCCTGGCGCCGGTATTGAGTTTCGCTCCTTTTTCTGCGATAGTGTGAACGGCGTCGTCAGTGAAGACCAGTTCTATCCCTTCCAGAGAGAACAGCTTCCTGTACTGCTTGAGAGGCGCATTCTTCGGTTCAAGGAGTATCCTTATCAAAGCCTCTTCAGTGAGGGCTTCAAGTGCTACCAGGACAGGCAGCCTTCCGATGAACTCTGGTATGAAGCCGTACGAGCGCAGGTCGTCGGGCTGAAGCTGCTTCAGCAGTTCATAGGAGGCATCTTTATTCAGGTTCGTAGTCAGGTCCCCGCCGAAACCAAGGGACTTCTGGGTCGTCCTCTTCGCAATGATTTTTTCGAGTCCGTCAAATGCCCCTCCGCAGATGAAGAGGATGTTGCTTGTGTCCATAGGTATCATTTCCTGGCTTGGATGCTTGCGCCCTCCCTTGGGTGGGATATTTGCCACAGTGCCCTCTATTATCTTGAGGAGAGCCTGCTGCACTCCTTCTCCGGAGACGTCCCGGGTTATTGAGACCGATTCGGATTTTCTTGATATTTTGTCGATCTCATCGATGTAGATGATGCCCCTCTGAGCTGCGGCAATGTCAAAATCCGCAGCCTGCAGAAGCCGCAGCAGTATATTTTCAACGTCTTCGCCAACGTAACCCGCCTCAGTAAGCGTAGTGGCGTCAGTCATAGCAAAGGGAACGTTGAGCATCTTTGCCAGCGTCTGGGCAAGAAGTGTCTTTCCGCACCCCGTAGGGCCAACCAGCAAAACGTTGCTCTTGGGCAGTTCCACTTCATCATCCGAGGATACGTTGGTTATTCTCTGATAATGGTTGTACACTGCGACAGAGAGGACTTTTTTTGCATGATCCTGCCCTATTACATACTGATCAAGAAATTCCTTTATCTCCTTAGGTTTTGGCAGCTTTTCGAAAACAGGAACTGAAGAGTAATCCTGCTTCACCTTTCCGGCGGCATTTTCCATGAAAGATGGCGCCGACTTTTCATCCCTGAGTATCACATTGCATAGCTGGATGCAGTCAGAACAGATAAATGTATTTGCAGGGCCGGCGATTAGCTTGGACACCTCGTCCTGGCTCTTGCCGCAGAAGGAGCATCTGGGCTTTCTGCGGTTATTTTCCTTGTTTTGGTTTTTGTCGTACATTATTACGCACCTCAGTCATATTAGCAGCATTGAAAAACTTATTGGCATACCTGCATATCAGAATCAGGGGACTCCTGTCGGAATCCCCCTAAAAACAGACCGCCTGATTCAGCGTTTTTCTATTATCTTGTCGACTATTCCGTATTTTAACGCTTCTTCCGCCGACATGAAGTAATCTCTGTCCGTATCCTTTTCTATCACATCGAGGGGTTGTTTCGTGTGTTTTGCAAGGATACCGTTAAGCCTTTCTCTCGTATACAAAAGTTCCTTCGCATGTATCTGGATCTCAGTTGCCTGTCCCTGTGCTCCGCCAGAAGGCTGATGGATCATTATTCTCGAATTCGGGAGGGCTATCCTCTTACCATCGGCTCCTGCCGCGAGGAGAAATGAGCCCATGCTGGCCGCGAGGCCCGTGCATATCGTTGAGACAGCAGGCTTGATGTACTGCATAGTGTCGTATATGGCCAGTCCCGCGGAGACAACGCCCCCCGGGCTGTTGATGTAAAGGAATACATCTTTCTCCGGGTCTTCACTCTCAAGGAAGAGAAGCTGCGCAACTATCAGGTTTGCTACATCATCATTGATAGCGCTGCCCAGGAAAATTATCCTGTCCTTCAAAAGCCTGCTGTAGATATCGTAAGAACGCTCTCCCCTGCCTGTCTGTTCTACTACCATGGGTATCAGTTGTGACAATTTATTCGCTCCCTTTCTGATAATTTACGATTGGGAATAAAATATTATTTATTCTCTTTATCTTCCTCTGAAACTGTTTTGTCTTCCTCTGTCTCCCTGACCTTTACCTTCGTGATGAGGAAATCGACTGCCTTGCGGCTGCGTATCTTCTCTGCGAGTTCAAAGAGCCTGTCCCTATCATTGAATATGTAATCATGGAGTTTCTTGGGGTCGATCCTCGAGCTGATCGCCAAGCGGTTGATCTCCGCATCAAGTTCTTCCGGAGTCCACTGAATATCGTTTGCGTCGGCAATGGCTTCAAGAACGAGGGCTCTTTTTACGACGACTCTTGCAGCCTGATCAAGTTCATTCTCATAACTCTCTTTGTCCATGCCGCTCTTTTCGAAGAACTCCTCCATGTCCATTCCTGAGTCCTTCCTGATCTTCTGTGCCTGATCGGCTTTCATAGCTTCTTTCTGCCTTGTGATAAGAGTCTCCGGAAGCTCGACATCTGAGAGGTCACAGAGTTTCCGGACAGCTGAATCCTTCAGGCTGTCAAGGCTGTGCTGCTCCGCGGCAGCTTTCAGCTGCGACATTACCTCTTCCTTGAATTCATCAACAGTCTTGTGCCTGGACTGGGTCATCTCAACTACGGTCTCGTCCGTAAGTTCGGGAGTTATCCTTTTCATTATTCCAAGGACCTCTATCTCATAGCGCATTTTCTTTCCTGCAAGATCCTTGTTCTGCGGGTCCTCCTCAACGGAAAACTCCACAGTGGCGGTATCTGCGGGCTTTTTGCCTATGATGGCCTCTACTACCTCGGGTCTCATGTTCTGCTGTCCAAGGTGGATCTCGGTCTTCTGGTCACTTTCAACAGGTGAAACATTGCCTTCAGGATCTACAACAGAGGAAGTGTATTTTACCGAAACGTAATCATCTCCGGTGATCTCTCTCTCTTCATAAGTTGGAGCGAGTTCACTGCGTGATTCTAAGAGACGGACTATGTTCTCGTCCCTCATCTCTTCTGTGGCTTCAAAAAGGGTCTTCTCAGCTTCTATGGCCTCAATGTCAGGGAGGGTGACATCAGGGGTGACCTCAAATGTCGCCTGCAGTACAAATGGTTCGCCTTCCTTAAGGTCGCCCGGTTCAAGTCTGGGCTCAGCGATAAGGTTGAGTTCATATTCTTCTATCATCTTATCGATTGCTTCCGGGACAATTTTTTCCAAAGCTTCTGCGCAGATGCCCTTCATGCCGAAATAGAGCTCGATCGTCCTGCGGGGTACGTGTCCCTTGCGGAAACCTTTGATGTTTGCCTTCTTCGACAGATCCTTTATCGTTTTATCTATTGCATTATTGACCTGTTCTGCATCGAACTCGGCCTTCAGAACGATAATATTTTTTTCCTGCGAAACTACCTCTGTCTTCAATTTGTACTTCCCCTTTCAGTTTGCCTTTTGCTGACAATAACCGTGATATTCTACCACAGAGCCATAAATGGCACAACATCGTCCGGACTCTATCCCTTATAGCATAACACCTTCACATATATCAGTGAAGGTGTTATGCGCTCAGGTTTAAATTTTCAAAACTCATGCTCCGGGCTTTATCTGTGAATCTTTATCCTCTCTTCGAGAGGCATTACCTCTTTTTCTCCCAGGTCGTCTGTGGGCTTGCCGAAAGGCATCTGAGCAAGCAGCTTCCACTTTACGGGGATGTCCCATTCCCGTTTCACCGAATCATCAATTACAGGGTTATAATGCTGCAGCGAAGCACCGAGACCCTCGGCCGAGAGTGCTGTCCATATTACGAACTGATGCATGCCTGCGGAATGGTCGGACCAAACAGGGAAGTTGTCTTTGTAAAGGGGGAATCTCTCCTGAAGGCCTTCAACCACACTCATGTCTTCGAAAAATAAAAGAGTGCCGTAACCGCTCCTGAATGAGCCGTCTATCTTTTCTTCAGTCTTTTTGAATGCTTCAGCCGGAACTATCTTTCTCAGCTCGTCCTTTACAATGTCCCAAAGCCTGTCGCTCTGTCCGCCAAAAAGAACTACTACCCTTGCAGTCTGTGAGTTGAAAGCTGATGGTGTATGCGTTACAGCCTCTTTGACTATTTCAATGACCTTCTCTTCGCTGACGATCTTTTCTTTGGAAAGGCCATAATGAGTCCTTCTCGTTTTGACTGCATCAAAAAACTTATTCTCCACACTGATCCCTCCAGTATCAATTGATCTCTTTGACGAAGATCCGCACAAAAAGACTGACAATAATTTTATATATCTAACATTCCTAATATATCATTATTAAAAAATTAAAACACTTGTAATTTTGCCTATTGTTGGATATAGGAGAGGATCGGTATCATGAGCATCAGCTTCCCAAGCTGATGCCCGGCAGCGCAGTAAAAAAGGATCCCCCGCTGCTGCAGGGGATCTCAGATTTTCTGGAGCGGACAACGGGATTCGGACCCGCGACCCTCAGCTTGGGAAGCTGATGCTCTACCAACTGAGCTATGTCCGCATTATTCGGTGAACGTGGGTTATTATAGCCTCCATATTTTCATTTGGCAACATGAAAAGAGACCTGACTTACTCGGAAAACTTCTCCTTGTTGACCCAGGGTTTCTGCAGCTCCCTTTTTTCAAGGTCATCCGGAGTCCTGGATGCCCATCCGCCTCCGAGTGCCGTATAGAGGTCAACTATCGAGTTCAGGCTGTCTGATCTGCTGCCCTCAAGCTGCAGCTGGACAGACAACAGTTCCCTCTCTGCATCCAGCAGGTCTATCTGGCTTGATATCCCGTCTGTGTAGCGAATATTTGCAAGCTCGTATGCCCTCATCTGCACCTTTTGCTGTTCTTCGAGGAGGGCAAGTATCTGTTGAGTTTTAGCCTGTGTATTGATGCAGTTCATCGTCTCTTCAAAGGCTGTCTGCACAGTTTTATAGTATGCCGACCATGCCTGCTGAGCTGCGGCTTCGGCCTGAGCCGCCCTTGCAGATAGTTTCCCGGCGTTGAAAATCGGGACAAAGACCTGTGCCGCAAGTGACCAGCCGGTGGCCCCGGTGAAAAGGTCCGAAGGTTCATTTACCGCCCTGCCGGGGTTGCCTATCAGACCGTCAAAGGAGAGGGTAGGATACTGCCCTGCTCTCGCGGATCCCAGGTTGGCAAGCGCGGTCCTGTAGTTCTGTTCCGCGGTCTTAACATCGGGCCTGTAAAGGAGCATCTCTGCAGGTATGCCTACGGGAACGGAAGGAGGCACGGGAAGTTCATCAAGTTCAAGTCCTCTCGGGATATCTCTGGCTATAAAATCTTTCGGTTCCCTGCCCATCAGGACAAGAAGGCCGTTTTCATATTTCCCGAGGGCGATCTCAAGCTTATTGACCTGTACCGCTGAAGATGCGGCAAGAGATTCGCTCCTTCTGAGTTCAAGCTCGCTTATCCTGCCGTTTTCATAGAGTACCTTGTTCAGCTCGACGGTCTTTCTCTGCGTATCCAGGGTGTCCCTTGCTACTGTAAGCTGTCTGTCAGTCCCTCTGAGAGAAAAATATGTCTTTGCAACCTGAGACGCCAGCGCCAGTCTTACGCTGTTTTTGGCTGATTCCGCGGCAAGTATGCTCTCTTTTGCAGCCCTTGCAGCTTTCTGAAGCTTTCCCCACAGGTCGGCCTCGTAGTTGGCGGCGCCCAGGCCGTATAGCATGTTCTGTTCGTTCAGGTCATTCGTCATGCCCACCTTTGTATAAGTGCGGGTCGCATCGACCTCTGCTCCAATGTTGGGTCTCTGGTTGCCCCGGGCCTCCCTGAAAAAAGCCCTGGCCTGCTGGACCCTGGCAAGAGCGGTCTCGAGGTCTCTGTTCCTGGCAAAGGCCTCGTTGATGCATTTATTCAGGACAGGCTCATTGAATGAGATCCACCATGCAAAGTCCGGCGTCACAGAGTCAGGGCTCCCTGTGCCTTTTACATCATCAGAGAGCGTTATCTCGTATGCGGCAGGAATATCGTAGGGGTCCGGCGCCTTGACCTCAGGACCAAGGTTTATATGGAAGAACGAGCCTACAAAAAGTGCGGCAAGAAGCGCGCTTGCAGTCATTTTAGATCACTCCCCCTTCGGCCGTGGGCGATATTTCCGCTTTATCTTCTTCCGGGGTCGTCTTGTCGAACTTTTCCGGAGGTCCCTCTTCTTTGGAAGTGAGCTTCATGATCATTGAGAAAAAGCTCGGTACAAAGAAAATCGCTATACACGTGGCCGCAAGCATGCCGCCGACGATACCCGTGCCGATCGAATGCCGGCTGGCGGCACCTGCCCCTACGCTCAGAGCCAGCGGCATGCAGCCTAGGATGAAGGCGAGGGAAGTCATGACTATGGGACGGAACCTGAGGTGGGCAGCGGTTGCCGCGGCTTCCCTTATACCCATGCCTGCCTCATGCTGCATGATGGCGAATTCAACTATCAGGATGGCGTTCTTTGCGGCGAGGCCTATGAGCGTTACAAGTGCCACCTGGAAGTAGAGGTCATTGGAAAGCCCCCTCAGCATTATGGAGAGGAAGGCTCCGAAAAGCGCAAAAGGAACTGCGAGAACGACAGCGAATGGGAGGCTCCATCTTTCATACTGTGCCGCCAAAATGAGAAAGACCATGATTATTCCCAGAGCGAAGGCTATTGCGGTTGCCGCGCCGGTCTCCTTTTCCTGGTAGGCAGACCCTGTCCATGCAAGGGTATATCCCTCGGGAAGCGACTCGCGGGCGGCCTCCTCCATTGCCTTTATAGCCTGTCCGGATGTGAAGCCGGCGGCAGGAGTCCCTGTAACTTTGGCCGCGGGGAACACATTGAACCTCTCCATCGTATCGGGACCGGTGACCAGGCGTATGTCTATCAGAGAGAGAAGCGGGATCATAGCGCCTGTATCTGACCGGATATAAGTGTATCTGAGGTCCTCAGGCCTGTCTCTGTAGGCAGCTTCTGCCGAAATGAGCACCTGGAATGTACGTCCGCTCCTGTCGAAGTCGTTTACGTAATAGTTCCTGAATATGCTTCCCATCGTTGAAAATACGTCCTTCAGGTCCACTCCCAGAGCTTTTGCACGGTTCCTGTCGATATTTGCGTAATACTGGGGGACCTTTGTGGAAAAGGAGGTGGTGACGCTGGATATTTCTTTTCTGGCGTCAGTTGCTGCGATGTATTTCGCAAGCGCCTTTTCCATCTCTTCGGGAGTGTCTGACCCCCTGTTCTGGATATAGCCCTCAATGCCTCCGGTGGTGCTCATGCCTATTATCGCCGGAGGATTAAACACGAAAACCTGTCCTTCCGGTATCGACCAAGCCTTGCCCATAAGTTCCCTTGACGTCGAAAATGAGTCTTTTCCGGGTCTCTCCCTTTCTTTCCAGTCCTTCAGGGTGACGAAGGCTGCGCCGTAGTTGGACTGGTTTGATGAGTTGAGAAGGTTGTATCCGCTGAATACCAATGCAGTCTTGACCTGGTCCATGCCACGGGTGATCTTCGTCACCTTGTCAGTGAGTTTTTCGGTCATATTCAGGGATGAACCGTCCGGAAGGGACATGGCAGACATTATGATCCCCTGATCTTCGTCCGGTACCAGAGATGAAGGGACGAGCGAAGCAATCTTTGCGGTCGCGCCGACAAATACGACGAAGAGGATCACAACGATAATGGTCCTTTTGAGGAAGAATCTCACTCCGGCAGAATAAGCGTTTGTTATCGAGTCAAAAAATGAGTTGAACCATCGGAAGAGGAAGAAATCCTTTCCTTTGCCCTTAGGTTTCAGAATGAGAGCGCACATTGCCGGGGTGAGGGTAAGGGCGACAAAACCGGAAATGATGACCGATGTCGCAATGGTGATCGCAAACTGTTTGTAAAGTTCGCCCGTCAGTCCTCCCAGGAAGGCTATCGGAATGAAGACGGAGGAGAGTACAAGGACTATTGCGACAACTGGTCCCGTTACTTCTTCCATAGCCTTGAACGCCGCCTCTTTGGGCGGAAGTCCCTCCTCCATATGCCGGTCCACGTTTTCAAGCACCACTATAGCGTCATCTACCACTATCCCTATGGCAAGCACCAGACCGAACAAAGTCAGAGTGTTGATAGAGAAGCCAAAGAGCTTAAGTCCGGCAAAAGTCCCGATTATCGATACAGGGACAGCCAAACATGGGATAAGCGTTGCCCTCCAGTTCTGAAGGAAGAGGAAGACAACAAGGAATACAAGCAGGACAGCTTCAAAAAGTGTTTTTACGACCTCTTCAACAGATACCCTTACGAAAGTCGTCGTGTCATAAGGGATGTCGTACTTTATACCGTCCGGGAAGTGTCTGCTTGCCTCCTCAAATTGTTTTTTGACCAGATCGGCCACCCTGATGGCATTCGCTCCCGGTGCGAGTGTGATACCCACCGGGACCGCGGGGATGCCGTCCTGTTTTCCTATAAAGCTGTATGTCTTGGCTCCCAGTTCGACCC
This portion of the Synergistaceae bacterium DZ-S4 genome encodes:
- a CDS encoding multidrug efflux RND transporter permease subunit, giving the protein MFSAIFIRRPILATVCSIVIILLGLVSIITLPVAQFPELVPPQVTVTAFYPGATPEVIAQVVASPLESQINGVDNMIYMDSVSNGQGNMTLTVTFELGTDPDMATINVNNRVQMASPSIPEEVRKYGIVVKKSSPNLLLIATLLSPDGRYDTIYMSNYALLNVVDDLKRIPGVSDALIYTSQDYAMRIWIRPDKLAQLGLTPADIAAAVSDQNSQYALGRFGDQPTDEDLEKTYIITTKGRLATPEEFEEVIIKTNPDGTSIYLKDVARVELGAKTYSFIGKQDGIPAVPVGITLAPGANAIRVADLVKKQFEEASRHFPDGIKYDIPYDTTTFVRVSVEEVVKTLFEAVLLVFLVVFLFLQNWRATLIPCLAVPVSIIGTFAGLKLFGFSINTLTLFGLVLAIGIVVDDAIVVLENVDRHMEEGLPPKEAAFKAMEEVTGPVVAIVLVLSSVFIPIAFLGGLTGELYKQFAITIATSVIISGFVALTLTPAMCALILKPKGKGKDFFLFRWFNSFFDSITNAYSAGVRFFLKRTIIVVILFVVFVGATAKIASLVPSSLVPDEDQGIIMSAMSLPDGSSLNMTEKLTDKVTKITRGMDQVKTALVFSGYNLLNSSNQSNYGAAFVTLKDWKERERPGKDSFSTSRELMGKAWSIPEGQVFVFNPPAIIGMSTTGGIEGYIQNRGSDTPEEMEKALAKYIAATDARKEISSVTTSFSTKVPQYYANIDRNRAKALGVDLKDVFSTMGSIFRNYYVNDFDRSGRTFQVLISAEAAYRDRPEDLRYTYIRSDTGAMIPLLSLIDIRLVTGPDTMERFNVFPAAKVTGTPAAGFTSGQAIKAMEEAARESLPEGYTLAWTGSAYQEKETGAATAIAFALGIIMVFLILAAQYERWSLPFAVVLAVPFALFGAFLSIMLRGLSNDLYFQVALVTLIGLAAKNAILIVEFAIMQHEAGMGIREAAATAAHLRFRPIVMTSLAFILGCMPLALSVGAGAASRHSIGTGIVGGMLAATCIAIFFVPSFFSMIMKLTSKEEGPPEKFDKTTPEEDKAEISPTAEGGVI